Proteins encoded by one window of Prevotella nigrescens:
- the recG gene encoding ATP-dependent DNA helicase RecG produces MDILQQDIMYLTGVGPHRKEILRKELGISTYGDLLEYYPYKYIDRTKVYRISELVPDMPYVQIKGHILSFEEFDMGRRKKRIVAHFSDGHGVCDLVWFNGTQYIYKNYFIGKEYVIFGKPSIYNQRFQFTHPDIDDASELQLNNMGMQPFYTTTEKMKKSGITSHTIEKLTKTLLEKLVTPLPETLPNFITQRLHLISRNDALRKIHYPNSVDDTQRAQVRLKFEELFYVQLNILRYASDQRRKYRGYYFKTIGTQFNWFYTHNLPFELTNAQKRVMKEIRADMGSGKQMNRLLQGDVGSGKTLVALMSMLIAVDNGFQACLMAPTEILAEQHLQTLKDLLKGMNLRIELLTGIVKGKKRKEVMDGLIDGSIHIAVGTHAIIEDKVQFNNLGLAVIDEQHRFGVAQRAKLWSKNENPPHILVMTATPIPRTLAMTLYGDLDVSVIDELPPGRKPIQTIHKFDTQTTSLYDGIRKQINLGRQVYIVFPLIKESEKIDLKNLESGYEALKEVFPEFKMSKIHGKMKDKEKEAEMKLFVEGKTQILVATTVIEVGVNVPNASVMVILDAQRFGLSQLHQLRGRVGRGAEQSFCILVTSHKLTTETRRRIDIMCDTNDGFEIAEADLKLRGPGDLEGTQQSGIAFDLKIADIARDGQLVQLARDEAKKIIDNDPTCSKSEYNLLWDRLKELRNTNINWAAIS; encoded by the coding sequence ATGGACATACTCCAACAAGACATAATGTATCTTACGGGGGTAGGACCACACCGCAAAGAGATTCTGAGAAAAGAACTTGGTATCTCTACTTATGGCGACTTGTTAGAGTACTATCCATATAAATACATAGACCGTACAAAGGTTTATCGCATTTCGGAACTTGTTCCCGACATGCCCTACGTTCAAATAAAAGGGCATATCCTAAGTTTCGAGGAATTTGATATGGGACGACGAAAGAAACGCATCGTTGCCCACTTCAGCGATGGACACGGTGTTTGCGATCTCGTTTGGTTCAATGGTACACAATATATATATAAGAACTACTTCATCGGAAAAGAATATGTAATATTTGGGAAACCGTCTATCTACAATCAACGCTTCCAATTTACACACCCCGACATAGACGACGCTTCAGAACTGCAACTCAACAACATGGGCATGCAACCATTCTATACGACTACAGAGAAAATGAAGAAGTCGGGGATAACCTCGCATACCATAGAAAAACTGACCAAAACGCTTTTAGAGAAACTGGTTACGCCATTGCCCGAAACGTTACCCAACTTCATTACCCAACGCCTGCATCTTATTTCACGCAACGATGCTTTACGCAAAATCCACTATCCGAACTCGGTAGACGACACACAACGAGCACAAGTTCGTTTGAAGTTTGAGGAACTGTTCTATGTGCAGCTGAATATATTAAGGTATGCGAGCGATCAGCGAAGGAAGTACAGAGGCTACTACTTCAAAACTATTGGCACACAGTTCAATTGGTTTTATACGCATAACTTGCCTTTCGAACTTACCAATGCCCAGAAGCGCGTAATGAAAGAGATTCGTGCCGACATGGGGAGCGGAAAGCAAATGAACCGTTTGCTACAAGGCGACGTCGGTTCCGGAAAGACACTTGTCGCACTGATGTCCATGCTTATTGCCGTCGATAATGGTTTCCAGGCATGTTTGATGGCACCTACCGAAATTCTTGCTGAACAGCATTTACAAACCTTGAAAGACCTTCTGAAGGGTATGAACCTACGCATAGAGTTGCTCACAGGTATCGTAAAGGGCAAAAAACGTAAAGAAGTGATGGACGGACTCATCGATGGTTCCATTCATATTGCTGTAGGAACACATGCCATTATAGAAGACAAGGTACAGTTCAACAACCTCGGCTTAGCTGTCATTGACGAACAACACCGCTTCGGTGTGGCGCAACGTGCAAAACTATGGAGCAAGAACGAAAATCCACCACATATTCTTGTAATGACTGCTACCCCTATTCCGCGCACCTTAGCAATGACCCTATACGGCGATTTAGATGTGAGTGTGATAGACGAACTGCCTCCCGGACGCAAACCGATACAAACCATTCACAAGTTCGACACACAGACAACAAGCCTCTACGACGGCATTCGCAAGCAGATAAACTTAGGACGTCAAGTTTACATCGTATTCCCGCTAATCAAAGAGAGCGAGAAAATCGATCTTAAAAACCTTGAAAGTGGTTATGAAGCACTAAAAGAAGTGTTCCCCGAATTTAAGATGAGCAAGATTCACGGCAAGATGAAGGATAAGGAGAAAGAAGCCGAAATGAAACTCTTCGTGGAGGGGAAAACACAGATACTTGTTGCCACTACCGTTATAGAAGTAGGCGTAAATGTTCCAAATGCAAGTGTTATGGTTATTTTAGATGCTCAACGCTTTGGCTTGTCACAGCTACATCAGCTTAGGGGTAGGGTGGGCAGAGGTGCTGAACAAAGTTTCTGCATACTGGTAACCAGCCATAAACTGACAACCGAGACACGCCGACGAATAGATATTATGTGCGATACGAACGATGGATTTGAAATAGCCGAAGCCGACCTAAAACTCCGCGGGCCGGGCGACCTTGAGGGTACGCAACAGAGTGGTATTGCGTTC
- a CDS encoding 2-C-methyl-D-erythritol 4-phosphate cytidylyltransferase has translation MNYIVIVAGGKGQRMGSELPKQFLLIGGKPILMHTIERFYEYDKTLNIILVLPEEQQDLWRELCNKYAFTIEHQIVNGGSTRFESSLNGLSHIPESNDGLVGIHDGVRPFVSVDTIKRCYDEAQRTCAAIPVMPITESLRIVEENGSSRSVERANYRSVQTPQVFNIAMAKVVFAQPYQESFTDDATVMEQFGCKISLVEGNRENIKITTPLDLKLAEILIKEKETKN, from the coding sequence ATGAATTATATCGTAATAGTAGCAGGTGGCAAAGGACAACGAATGGGGAGCGAACTGCCCAAACAGTTCCTGCTCATCGGCGGCAAGCCCATCTTGATGCATACCATCGAGCGTTTTTATGAGTACGATAAGACATTGAATATTATTCTTGTGCTCCCCGAAGAGCAACAAGACTTGTGGCGGGAGCTATGCAACAAGTATGCTTTTACCATCGAACATCAAATTGTGAATGGTGGTTCTACACGTTTCGAATCATCGCTCAATGGTTTATCGCATATCCCAGAAAGCAACGATGGACTTGTTGGAATTCATGATGGAGTGCGTCCTTTTGTATCGGTCGATACGATTAAGCGATGTTACGACGAAGCACAACGTACTTGTGCTGCTATTCCCGTGATGCCCATAACCGAAAGTTTACGCATTGTCGAAGAGAACGGAAGTTCAAGAAGTGTAGAACGAGCCAATTACCGCAGTGTACAAACGCCACAAGTGTTTAACATTGCGATGGCAAAGGTGGTTTTTGCACAACCTTATCAGGAATCCTTCACCGACGATGCTACTGTAATGGAGCAATTTGGTTGTAAAATATCGTTAGTAGAAGGCAACCGGGAGAACATTAAGATAACAACACCGTTAGACCTAAAATTGGCCGAAATACTTATAAAGGAGAAAGAAACAAAAAATTGA
- a CDS encoding DJ-1 family glyoxalase III, whose protein sequence is MAKAYEFLANGFEDIEALAPVDILRRGGVEVKTVSISNSLMVKSANGITVKADLLFDEVDDFFDADILMLPGGMPGAANLNLHEGLRKLLVEQNEKGKRLGAICAAPMVLGSVGVLRGKHATCYPGFEKRLTGAEYTGELCTIDGNITTGKGPAAAFIYGFAILEQLTSAAIAKDVKDGMLVSELIKLH, encoded by the coding sequence ATGGCAAAAGCATACGAATTTCTTGCTAATGGCTTTGAAGATATAGAAGCATTAGCACCTGTAGATATTCTCCGAAGAGGGGGAGTTGAGGTTAAGACTGTAAGCATCTCCAATAGCTTAATGGTAAAATCTGCAAACGGAATAACAGTTAAAGCTGACCTTTTGTTCGATGAGGTCGATGATTTTTTTGATGCAGACATACTTATGCTGCCAGGTGGAATGCCTGGTGCAGCCAACTTAAACCTGCACGAAGGGTTGCGCAAATTGCTTGTAGAGCAAAACGAAAAAGGCAAACGTCTGGGTGCAATCTGTGCTGCGCCAATGGTTTTAGGTTCTGTTGGAGTATTAAGAGGTAAGCATGCAACTTGCTATCCTGGTTTTGAAAAACGACTGACTGGTGCAGAATACACAGGAGAACTTTGCACAATAGACGGTAATATCACTACTGGCAAAGGACCTGCTGCTGCTTTCATCTACGGTTTTGCTATCTTGGAACAGCTCACCTCAGCAGCAATTGCAAAAGATGTGAAAGACGGAATGTTGGTCTCAGAGTTAATAAAACTCCATTAA
- a CDS encoding NAD kinase: MTRKELSFAIFGNSRQTLEANYIKDVFDYLTKYGARTFVEEHLYEGLCKNLIKKEQVAGVIKENDFNTDYAISLGGDGTFLRAASRVGAKQIPIIGVNMGRLGFLADVLPNEIEEVLDDIYKGDFDIDERSVIKIETENEVIETSPYALNDISILKRDNASMITIHARIDDEYLVTYQADGLIVSTPTGSTAYSLSNGGPIIVPRGDILCLTPVAPHSLNIRPIVFNDDVVIRLEVESRSHNYLVAIDGRSVKLKEGTMLTIRKAPFVTRIVKRRDYSYFATLRTKLMWGADLRK, translated from the coding sequence ATGACAAGAAAAGAACTTAGTTTCGCGATCTTCGGAAATAGCAGACAAACGCTTGAAGCCAACTATATAAAAGATGTCTTTGATTATCTTACTAAATATGGGGCAAGAACCTTTGTAGAGGAACATCTATACGAAGGACTTTGCAAGAATCTGATTAAGAAGGAACAAGTAGCGGGGGTAATTAAAGAAAATGACTTTAATACCGATTATGCTATCTCTTTAGGAGGCGATGGTACGTTTCTTAGAGCAGCCAGCAGAGTAGGTGCAAAGCAAATTCCAATTATTGGAGTGAATATGGGACGTTTGGGTTTCCTTGCTGATGTGTTGCCTAACGAAATAGAAGAAGTCTTAGACGATATATATAAAGGTGATTTCGATATTGACGAACGTTCTGTTATCAAAATAGAAACGGAGAACGAGGTTATAGAGACGAGTCCCTACGCTCTGAACGATATTTCTATACTGAAACGCGATAATGCATCAATGATAACAATACACGCCAGGATAGATGATGAATATTTGGTAACGTACCAAGCTGACGGCTTAATAGTGAGTACTCCCACCGGTTCTACAGCTTATTCGTTGTCAAATGGTGGCCCCATTATTGTTCCTCGGGGTGATATTCTGTGTCTGACCCCTGTAGCACCACACAGTTTAAATATCCGTCCGATAGTGTTTAACGACGATGTTGTCATACGTTTAGAGGTAGAGAGTAGAAGCCATAACTATCTTGTTGCCATTGATGGACGTTCTGTAAAACTTAAGGAGGGAACCATGCTGACAATAAGGAAAGCTCCATTTGTAACACGAATAGTGAAGCGTCGGGATTATAGCTATTTCGCTACATTGCGCACGAAGCTGATGTGGGGTGCTGATTTGCGAAAGTAA
- a CDS encoding ABC transporter ATP-binding protein, translated as MGIKVFFNTPETKYGTKDIFLWLWRAWRGNRLQAVLNAVVGLLGVVVSLSSVWAVQHAIDVAAHEVEGNIIIAVLLMGGLILSNFALNIASVWIRNILGIKAQNRMQQKLLDRMLRSKWNGKETHHSGDVLNRLETDVTNVVNFLTEIIPNSLSTLALFVGAFGYLFMMDWRLAIVIVIMIPIFILFSRVYVRQMRHLTSEVRTSDSKVQSILQETIQHRLLIKTLEGDSAAVDRLEDTQSVLRSNVVRRTKFSVFSYLVLNLGFSVGYLIAFTWAAVRLSGGTLTFGGMTAFLQLVNKIQNPARQLTHLAPQFVSVFTAAERLMELEENPLEEQGEPIELKAPCGVRFIDVAFAYDDSENNVIEHLSYDFYPTSCTAILGETGAGKTTMVRMILALLQPNSGKVEIYNEKEHHDLSPLLRTNFVYVPQGNTLMSGTIRDNLRLGKLDATDDEMAEALKRSCADFVFELPDGLDTKCTEQGGGLSEGQAQRISIARALLRNRSIMLFDEATSALDPDTERKLLQNILSKRDKTIIFITHRPAVMEYCDQTIEIKKRHSCREYIKERQV; from the coding sequence ATGGGAATAAAAGTTTTTTTCAACACTCCAGAAACTAAGTATGGAACCAAAGATATTTTCCTTTGGCTTTGGCGCGCATGGCGAGGCAACCGATTGCAGGCTGTCCTTAATGCTGTGGTTGGACTATTAGGTGTTGTAGTATCGCTATCGTCGGTATGGGCTGTGCAACATGCCATTGACGTTGCGGCGCACGAAGTTGAGGGGAACATCATAATAGCCGTACTTCTTATGGGCGGTCTCATCTTGTCTAACTTTGCGCTGAATATAGCTTCGGTCTGGATACGAAACATCTTGGGAATAAAGGCTCAGAACAGAATGCAGCAAAAACTGCTCGATCGTATGTTACGTTCGAAGTGGAATGGCAAGGAAACCCATCATTCGGGCGACGTGTTAAATCGTTTAGAGACCGATGTTACAAATGTTGTGAACTTCTTAACGGAGATTATACCGAACTCGCTTTCCACATTGGCACTTTTTGTTGGAGCGTTCGGTTACTTGTTTATGATGGACTGGCGGTTGGCAATCGTTATTGTAATAATGATTCCTATCTTCATTCTTTTCAGCCGAGTCTATGTACGACAGATGCGCCATCTGACAAGTGAAGTGCGAACGTCCGACTCAAAGGTGCAAAGCATATTGCAAGAAACAATTCAACATAGGCTGCTTATTAAGACCTTAGAAGGAGATAGCGCTGCCGTTGATAGGCTCGAAGATACACAAAGTGTGTTGAGAAGCAATGTTGTACGGCGTACAAAGTTCTCAGTATTTTCTTACTTGGTGCTTAATTTAGGATTCTCTGTCGGTTATCTTATTGCTTTTACTTGGGCAGCCGTCAGACTTTCGGGGGGCACATTAACCTTTGGTGGAATGACTGCCTTTTTGCAATTGGTAAACAAAATACAAAATCCGGCACGTCAGCTTACGCATCTTGCACCTCAATTTGTGTCAGTTTTCACAGCAGCAGAACGATTGATGGAATTAGAAGAAAATCCATTGGAAGAACAAGGAGAACCTATCGAACTGAAGGCACCATGTGGTGTACGTTTCATAGACGTGGCTTTTGCTTATGATGATTCTGAAAATAATGTTATTGAACATCTTAGTTATGACTTCTATCCAACATCTTGCACTGCCATTCTGGGCGAAACAGGTGCCGGGAAGACAACCATGGTGCGTATGATTTTGGCTCTTTTGCAGCCTAACAGTGGGAAAGTTGAAATCTATAACGAAAAAGAACACCACGACTTAAGCCCACTATTACGAACTAACTTCGTATATGTCCCGCAAGGAAATACACTTATGAGTGGTACAATTCGCGATAACCTTCGTCTCGGAAAACTTGACGCTACAGACGACGAGATGGCAGAAGCACTCAAACGCAGTTGTGCTGACTTTGTGTTTGAACTTCCTGACGGACTTGATACGAAGTGCACGGAACAGGGGGGAGGACTAAGTGAAGGGCAAGCCCAGCGCATCTCAATAGCACGCGCACTATTGCGTAACCGTAGCATCATGCTTTTCGATGAGGCTACATCGGCGCTTGACCCTGACACTGAGCGGAAACTTTTGCAAAATATTCTCTCGAAACGCGATAAAACCATCATATTCATTACCCACCGACCAGCTGTGATGGAATATTGCGACCAAACAATAGAAATAAAAAAACGACATTCGTGCAGGGAATACATAAAGGAGAGACAAGTGTAA
- a CDS encoding redoxin domain-containing protein, whose protein sequence is MRRTILSTMFLLATFATAAAQDLDSKYATNLLKPGTVAPDFTLRTADEKDIKLREFRGNYVVLDFWASWCPDCRKDIPAMKQLWSNLMDYNVRIIGISFDTNKEAWVNTYWDKYQMNWTQVSELKKWKKDTKIDRLYHVDWIPTMYLIDPNGRIVLGTVEIEKLRATLEGLRPQLKMSTADVMPVYVGGNEAMQQYLKEHQLYTLQTRKMRISANVKVSFSVEMDGTITGARVLDVAELKANSPKYDKLSEDRKAEVLAAATEHFRKEAIRLVEHMPLWTPALKNGRPVKEKTTIVIEFDPYYKGPKK, encoded by the coding sequence ATGAGAAGAACAATTCTATCGACAATGTTTCTTTTGGCGACTTTCGCTACAGCTGCAGCACAAGACTTAGACAGCAAATATGCTACAAATCTGCTGAAGCCAGGAACTGTTGCGCCCGATTTCACACTGAGAACCGCCGACGAAAAGGACATAAAACTACGAGAATTTCGTGGAAACTATGTCGTTTTAGACTTCTGGGCATCGTGGTGCCCCGATTGCAGAAAAGATATTCCAGCCATGAAACAGCTTTGGAGCAACCTCATGGATTACAATGTGCGCATTATTGGAATATCGTTCGACACAAACAAAGAGGCTTGGGTCAATACATATTGGGACAAATATCAAATGAATTGGACGCAAGTAAGCGAACTGAAGAAGTGGAAGAAGGATACGAAAATAGACCGTTTGTATCACGTAGACTGGATTCCAACAATGTACCTCATAGATCCTAATGGAAGAATAGTCCTGGGCACGGTAGAGATAGAGAAGCTTCGTGCTACTCTTGAAGGGCTGAGACCCCAATTAAAGATGTCTACTGCCGATGTTATGCCCGTGTATGTAGGTGGTAACGAGGCAATGCAACAATACCTGAAAGAGCATCAGCTTTATACCTTACAAACACGAAAGATGCGTATCAGTGCCAATGTTAAGGTGTCGTTCAGTGTAGAAATGGACGGAACAATTACCGGGGCACGTGTCCTGGACGTTGCCGAATTGAAGGCAAATAGTCCTAAGTACGACAAATTAAGCGAAGACAGGAAAGCTGAAGTATTGGCAGCTGCCACAGAGCATTTCCGAAAGGAAGCCATTCGGTTGGTAGAACACATGCCACTATGGACGCCTGCATTAAAGAACGGTCGTCCTGTCAAAGAGAAAACAACCATAGTCATAGAATTCGATCCCTATTATAAAGGACCAAAAAAATAA
- a CDS encoding DUF3109 family protein codes for MSDKKMMPILQVGDVLVSPDIITEKFCCDLDACKGICCVEGDAGAPVSMDEIAAIEDVVDAVWGDLSASAQAVIDKQGVAYTDREGDLVTSIVHGKDCVFTFHDKDCCLCALERSYREGKTSFVKPISCALYPIRVKEFGNNLVGLNYHRWDICKDAVKKGRELDLPIYKFLKAPLVRRFGEEWYAELEAVAEQLLKE; via the coding sequence ATGAGCGATAAGAAGATGATGCCTATCTTGCAGGTTGGCGATGTTTTGGTTTCACCTGACATTATAACGGAGAAGTTCTGTTGCGACCTCGATGCTTGTAAGGGTATCTGTTGCGTGGAAGGAGATGCTGGCGCACCTGTTTCTATGGACGAAATAGCAGCCATAGAAGATGTTGTAGATGCGGTGTGGGGCGACCTCAGTGCGTCTGCGCAAGCCGTTATCGACAAGCAGGGCGTTGCTTATACCGACCGAGAAGGCGACTTGGTAACCAGCATTGTGCACGGAAAAGACTGTGTTTTCACCTTCCACGACAAAGATTGCTGCCTCTGTGCACTGGAGCGTTCGTACCGTGAAGGGAAGACAAGCTTCGTAAAACCCATTTCGTGCGCCCTCTATCCCATTCGTGTAAAGGAGTTTGGAAACAATCTTGTAGGTCTGAATTATCATCGTTGGGACATTTGCAAAGATGCGGTGAAGAAGGGTAGGGAACTTGATTTGCCTATTTATAAGTTCCTGAAAGCTCCGCTTGTTCGCCGCTTTGGCGAAGAATGGTATGCCGAATTGGAAGCTGTTGCCGAGCAATTGCTGAAAGAATAG
- the ung gene encoding uracil-DNA glycosylase: MSDKKMMPTLQINGTDVPLEASWEEHLRGEIKKTYFTELVKELNSEYKEACYPSEKLIFNAFNLCPFDKVKVVILGQDPYHEQGQAMGLSFSVPDGVKLPPSLRKIYKEIEDNLCKTMPESGDLTRWAEQGVLLLNTTLTVRDAKPNSHKRFKWQNFTDAAIKALNKNRENIVFMLWGNDAKRKKRLIDTERHHIIESYHPTARQRYKFKKHQFTCCNAYLKQQGMGEIDWLMRTEERENERNER; encoded by the coding sequence AGATTAATGGTACAGATGTTCCTCTTGAGGCTTCTTGGGAAGAACATTTGAGGGGTGAAATTAAAAAAACTTACTTTACTGAACTCGTTAAAGAACTAAATAGCGAGTATAAAGAAGCATGCTATCCTTCAGAAAAACTTATTTTCAATGCTTTTAATCTTTGTCCGTTCGACAAGGTTAAAGTGGTTATTCTGGGGCAAGACCCTTACCACGAGCAAGGGCAAGCTATGGGCTTGAGCTTCTCTGTGCCCGATGGAGTAAAGCTGCCGCCATCGCTCCGAAAGATTTATAAAGAGATAGAAGATAACCTTTGCAAGACTATGCCCGAATCAGGCGATTTGACTCGTTGGGCTGAACAAGGTGTGTTGTTGCTGAATACAACACTGACAGTGCGTGATGCTAAACCCAATAGTCATAAGAGATTTAAATGGCAGAACTTTACAGACGCAGCCATTAAAGCATTAAATAAAAACCGTGAAAACATTGTATTTATGCTTTGGGGAAATGATGCAAAGAGGAAAAAAAGACTGATAGATACCGAACGTCATCATATAATCGAATCATATCACCCTACTGCAAGGCAAAGGTATAAATTTAAAAAGCACCAATTTACATGTTGCAACGCTTATTTAAAGCAACAAGGAATGGGTGAAATAGATTGGTTAATGCGTACTGAGGAAAGAGAAAACGAAAGAAATGAGCGATAA